The region CGCGAAGGACGCCAAGCGCCTTCAAGTGATATTGAAAAGACCGGTAGAGGACCTATGCAAGATCACAAATCAAAGCTGAGAGTGCTCTTTCTCTGCACCGGCAACTCGTGCCGCAGCCAGATGGCGGAGGGTTGGGCGCGCGCCCTCAAGGGTGACACGCTGGATCCCTATTCCGCGGGAACCAAGATCCACGGTCTGAATCCCAACGCCGTGAAGGTCATGGCCGAGGCCGGTGTGGATATTTCAAAGCATCACTCCAAGCACGTTGATGAGTACAAATGTATAATCTTTGATTACGTCATAACCGTTTGCGACAACGCCCGCGAGACATGTCCGATTCTTCCCGGATCCGGGAGCACGATTCACCGCGGCTTTGATGATCCCCCCGCTCTCGCCGGAACCGCTTCGACCGAGGAGGAGGCACTATCCCACTACCGCCGGGTGCGGGATGAGATTCGAGCTTTCGTGGAGACACTCCCCGATGCTCTATTGATTGAGGAGGATTGAACCATGGCCGGCGACGCCTGCATCACAAAGGAACCGAAAGGGCTTGGGAGTTTCGAGCGTTACCTGACCGTCTGGGTGCTGCTCTGCATCGCCGGAGGGATCCTCTTAGGCAAAGTCGCGCCGGGAATCGCGCGGACCCTTGACGGATTGGCGATTCGCGTCGACGGGGCGCCGATTGTCTCCATCCCAATCGCTATTTGTCTCTTCTTTATGATGTATCCCATCATGGTAAAGATTGATTTCGCCGATGTGCTCAAAGCGGGACAAAGCATCAAGCCCGTGGGGCTGACCCTCTTTATCAATTGGGCCGTCAAACCTTTCACAATGTACGCCATCAGTCTTTTCTTCCTCGGAGTTCTCTTTCTGAAATTCATCGGCCCCGAAGCGGTGGATCAGGTGAAGATGCCGCTTGGGCTCGACCTTCCGGTGGGAGAAACCTACGGAGCGGGAATCGTGATTTTGAGGGACGGCATCAAGATGCTCGAGGTGCCTCTCTGGCGAAGCTACCTCGCGGGTTGCATCCTACTCGGGATCGCCCCCTGCACGGCCATGGTCCTGGTCTGGGGCTATCTCGCGCGCGGGAATGACGGGCATACGCTGGTGATGGTCGCCATCAACTCACTCACCATGCTCTTTCTCTATGGCCCGCTCGGCGGATTCCTGCTCGGCGTTGGCAAACTGCCCGTCCCCTGGCAGGCGTTGCTACTGTCAATATCCGTCTATGTGGCGCTGCCACTGATCGCGGGCTATCTCACCCGCCGATGGATCGTGACCGTGAGAGGAGACACCTGGTTTCGAGAGAAGTTTTTGCATCTTTTGACACCGGTGACGATCAGCGCATTGCTCCTCACGCTTGTGCTTCTCTTTTCTTTCAAGGGGGAGGTCATTCTCTCGAATCCGCTGACGATCCTTTGGATCGCCGTGCCCCTTTTTGTCCAAACGCTACTCATCTTCGGACTGGCTTATGAGCTTGCCCGCCGGCTCCATCTCCCCTACCGGGACGCCGCTCCATCAGCCATGATCGGCGCCTCCAACCACTTCGAGGTCGCCATCGCCACGGCGGTGATGCTCTTCGGGCTCTCCTCCGGAGCCGCTTTGGCGACGGTCGTGGGGGTTCTCATTGAAGTTCCCGTGATGCTGATGCTCGTTCGCTTCTGCCTCCGAACGCAGGGGGCGTTTCGAGCGGAATGAAGTTTACGGTGTCAGCGGCCTGGCGGATCTGCCAATTGGGTATTCAGTCGTCGCGCAGCCGGTCAAATCTCCAGGGGGCTCTGCCGAGAGTTAATACCCCGTAATGTCCAAAAACTCGATCGAAGTCCAAATTCCTCTCCAGATACCCATTCCGTCTATCAACTCAGCTGATTTGTCGTCGAATTAAGCCCATTTTCTGGATAGGCAACGGTTTGAATCGACCGATTTGACTTATTGGACGTATTTATCCCAGCGTTTATAAGTGAAAGATTTGGTGTCCGCAGTCCTGATCCCGATCAAGCGGCATCGCGGTAGTAGTATTTCAAGATGCCACCGAGTCTCTCGCGGCAGCGCACCTTTCCCATCCGTCTGTTGAGCGATTCGGGTGGGTCGATCAGTCGGTTGTCGAGACCCTGATGATTTCGTTCGCGGTGATAATGTTCGAGGAATTGCTTTACGGCTCGGCGGACGGAGCCCTCGCCGAAGAAGATCAATTGATACAGGCATTCCTCTTTGAGGCTGCGCATGAAACGTTCGATATAGGCATTCAGGTTCGGTGATTGCGGTGGGAGCCGCACGGGTTTGACTTGGGTTTTTCTTAACATTGAGCGGAAGGAATCGCAGAACTTCGTATCGCGATCCATGATGAGATCGTTCGGACCGGGGAGGAATCCGTCATCGGGATCGGTGAGATTTCTTCCGACCTGCTTGATCCATCCTTCATGAGGGTTTGTTGTGCAGCCGGCGAAATGAACACGGCGTGTGGAAAGCTCGATGGCGAAGAGAAGATAGTATGTGACGAGACCGCCCTTGGTCCAAACTTCGATCGTCGTGAAGTCAATGGCGGCGAGGACTTCCCAATGAGCTTTGAGAAAGGTCGCCCAGGTCATTTGGCGTTTGCGTTCAGGGGCTGGATCGATGCCGTGTTCTTTGAGAATATTGCCGATCGTTGTATCGCCGATCAGGTAACCCAAGTTTTCCAAAACGCCTTGAATGCGATCGCATCCCCATGTTGGATTCTCGCGGGCTATGCGAAGAATCAGGTCGACCACTATTTTTATAATCCGAGGCCGACCATGCGATTGTCGGCAATCGACATAATCCCATTTCCGCGCGATCAGCATGCGATGCCAGCGCAGAATCGTATCCGGCGAGAAGGCGGCGCCGATCTCTTTGAGTATTTTACGGCCGAGCGCTTTGCCTTTAACGGCGAGGCGCCGCCGCTGGTTGTCGTTGAGTTTGATCCGGCGCTTGCCGTGCGCTTCTTTGAGCACCTGATTTTCAGCGCGCAGATAATCGATCACGGCTTGCTGCTCGCGATTAACCCATCCGGCAAAGGCGGCCAGGAGAAGATGCCAAGGCTGTAAGATGAATTCCACCGATCTCTCCATCCGTCATTTTTCGACGGCAAAATCGGCCAGGATGGGAGAGAGGGGGTGGGGTTGTCAATGGGGTGATGGGCCGGAAAGGGGAGGGATGGGGTGGGGAGCCTCGGCGACAATGGGAGGAGACCTCAATGTGGGTGGGCTCAGATTCGTCGTCCCGGGGCAACAGGACTTTATAACTTATTAATAGACAGAAGGATAAGGAAGCTAGAATCCTTGAAAAGATTTGACTTGACTGTCGATCATACTCGAATAATTATTCGAGTATGATTTCAAACGAATACAGGCTCAGCTATCACGAATGCCGGGACCTGCTTGCCAAGAGGCTTAGCGAACCGGCACCTGGACGCATCCAATTA is a window of Candidatus Eisenbacteria bacterium DNA encoding:
- a CDS encoding arsenate reductase ArsC; translation: MQDHKSKLRVLFLCTGNSCRSQMAEGWARALKGDTLDPYSAGTKIHGLNPNAVKVMAEAGVDISKHHSKHVDEYKCIIFDYVITVCDNARETCPILPGSGSTIHRGFDDPPALAGTASTEEEALSHYRRVRDEIRAFVETLPDALLIEED
- the arsB gene encoding ACR3 family arsenite efflux transporter yields the protein MAGDACITKEPKGLGSFERYLTVWVLLCIAGGILLGKVAPGIARTLDGLAIRVDGAPIVSIPIAICLFFMMYPIMVKIDFADVLKAGQSIKPVGLTLFINWAVKPFTMYAISLFFLGVLFLKFIGPEAVDQVKMPLGLDLPVGETYGAGIVILRDGIKMLEVPLWRSYLAGCILLGIAPCTAMVLVWGYLARGNDGHTLVMVAINSLTMLFLYGPLGGFLLGVGKLPVPWQALLLSISVYVALPLIAGYLTRRWIVTVRGDTWFREKFLHLLTPVTISALLLTLVLLFSFKGEVILSNPLTILWIAVPLFVQTLLIFGLAYELARRLHLPYRDAAPSAMIGASNHFEVAIATAVMLFGLSSGAALATVVGVLIEVPVMLMLVRFCLRTQGAFRAE
- a CDS encoding DDE-type integrase/transposase/recombinase, whose translation is MERSVEFILQPWHLLLAAFAGWVNREQQAVIDYLRAENQVLKEAHGKRRIKLNDNQRRRLAVKGKALGRKILKEIGAAFSPDTILRWHRMLIARKWDYVDCRQSHGRPRIIKIVVDLILRIARENPTWGCDRIQGVLENLGYLIGDTTIGNILKEHGIDPAPERKRQMTWATFLKAHWEVLAAIDFTTIEVWTKGGLVTYYLLFAIELSTRRVHFAGCTTNPHEGWIKQVGRNLTDPDDGFLPGPNDLIMDRDTKFCDSFRSMLRKTQVKPVRLPPQSPNLNAYIERFMRSLKEECLYQLIFFGEGSVRRAVKQFLEHYHRERNHQGLDNRLIDPPESLNRRMGKVRCRERLGGILKYYYRDAA